From the genome of Salvelinus fontinalis isolate EN_2023a chromosome 20, ASM2944872v1, whole genome shotgun sequence, one region includes:
- the cgrrf1 gene encoding cell growth regulator with RING finger domain protein 1, with the protein MAAVFLITLYEYSPLFYITVISLCFVVTAAMVLGWFGFDVPVILRSSDETESVVLAPEKRMVQVTNPFALEMGSSAVASVTEGVSLLPCCLEPCVLSCYWGCGVHALQGALQNHQHGPSKLATPHLFQEALHFQYHHCQSFHINGEDREEHYTKMPADMGITDFGLLPRERYPVVAVLSLAESEARDTYNIVASVTVVHVPDDKYSLSARILFQYLLTAQGNMYELKPLFMSAESKGLSEETDSDRSTEAPPETQKREPGKDEKEKMPGMEDEEEDWSEGKGKDCVVCQNAPVNRVLLPCRHACVCDGCVHRFQHCPICRAFVLESFALFQQPHMEEVEEE; encoded by the exons GTTTGGTTTCGATGTCCCAGTGATTCTCCGCAGCTCTGATGAGACTGAGTCAGTCGTGCTTGCCCCAGAGAAGAGGATGGTTCAGGTGACCAACCCCTTTGCCCTAGAGATGGGGTCCTCTGCGGTGGCCTCTGTGACTG AGGGTGTGTCCCTGCTTCCATGCTGCCTGGAGCCTTGTGTGCTGAGTTGTTACTGGGGTTGTGGTGTCCATGCCCTACAGGGGGCGCTACAGAACCACCAACACGGCCCCAGTAAGCTCGCCACGCCACATCTGTTCCAGGAAGCTCTGCACTTCCAGTACCACCACTGCCAAAGCTTCCA TATcaatggagaggacagagaggagcatTATACCAAGATGCCAGCCGATATGGGGATCACGGATTTCGGGCTTTTGCCACGGGAACGCTACCCCGTAGTGGCTGTCCTCTCACTGGCCGAATCTGAAGCAAGGGACACGTACAACATT GTCGCCAGCGTCACAGTGGTTCACGTTCCAGATGACAAATACAGCCTGTCGGCACGGATCCTGTTTCAATATCTTCTCACGGCACAAGGGAACATGTATGAGTTGAAG CCACTATTTATGTCAGCCGAGAGCAAGGGGTTGTCGGAGGAGACTGACTCCGACCGTAGCACAGAGGCACCACCAGAAACACAGAAAAGAGAACCCGGAAAGGATGAAAAGGAGAAGATGCCAGGAatggaagatgaagaggaggattgGTCAGAGGGAAAAGGCAAAGACTGTGTGGTGTGTCAGAATGCACCTGTTAACCGTGTTCTGCTACCCTGCAGGCACGCCTGTGTGTGTGACGGCTGTGTCCATCGCTTCCAACACTGCCCCATATGCAGAGCTTTCGTATTAGAGTCCTTTGCCCTGTTCCAGCAGCCCCAtatggaggaggtagaggaagaatGA